Part of the Thermoleophilia bacterium genome, TCGTGCCGATACGACTCGCCTTGAACGTGGCGCGGACCTCGAGGGTTCCCATGGATTCCTCCACGATGTCCGGGGCGAGAAGCCCAACCAAGGCGTCGCGCACATCCTCGATAGCACGGTAGATGACGCGATAGGTGCGCACGTCGACGCCCTCGCGGTCGGCCAGCAACTTGGCCTCGGGCCGGGGACGTACGTTGAACCCAATGATGATCGCCTGCGAGGCGGCGGCAAGCATGACATCGCTCTCGGTGACCGCACCCACACCGGTGTGGATGATCTTGAGGCTCACCTCGGTCTGCTCCACCTTGTTCAGGGCATCCTCGAGGGCGCCGACCGACCCCTGCACATCGCCCTTGATGATGATGTTGAGTTCCTTGACCCCGCCTTCCTTGACACGCGCGAAGAGGTCCTCCAAGGACACGGGTCGGCGGTTGGCGAGTGCCTCCGCACGCAGCCTCTGACTGCGGATTGCGGCGATCTGGCGTGCGAGGCGCTCCGTCCCGACCGCACGGAACTTCTCGCCGGCGTCCGGAACGCCGTCGAGACCGAGGATCTCCACCGGAACCGACGGACCGGCCTCGCCCATCGGCTGGCCGTTGTAGTCGAGCATGGCGCGCACACGGCCGAATGTCTCCCCCGCAACCAGGATGTCTCCCACCCGCATGGTTCCCCGCTGCACGAGCAGAGTGCAGACCGGGCCACGACCGGGATCAAGACGCGACTCCACCACCGTGCCCGATGCTTCGACCCCGGGGTTAGCCGTGGGCTCCGCATCGGCATCGGCAACGAGGAGCACAGTCTCCACAAGTTCATCAAGGCCATCCCCGCGCTGCGCGGACACGCTCACGAACTCGGTATTGCCGCCCCAGTCGGACGGAATGACGTCCCGGATGGCGAATTCCTGCTTCACCTTGTCCGGGTTCGCACCCTCCTTGTCGATCTTGTTGATCGCCACGACGAACGGAACGCCAGCGGCCCGTGCATGATCGATGGCCTCGATGGTCTGGGGCATGACGCCGTCGTCGGCAGCCACCACGATGACGGCCACGTCGGTGATTTTGGCACCGCGGGCACGCATGGCGGTAAACGCTTCGTGGCCCGGCGTGTCGAGAAACGTCACGTCACGCGAGCCGTGATGCACCTGGTAGGCACCGATGTGCTGGGTGATGCCGCCGGCCTCGCCCGCCGCCACCTCGGTGCGACGAATGGCGTCGAGAAGGGACGTTTTCCCGTGGTCCACGTGACCCATGACGGTTACCACCGGGGCGCGGGGCACCAGATCGGCAGGGTCGTCGTCGTAGACGGCCTCCAGATCCGGCTCCTCCTCCGCGTGGATGATGGTGATCTTTCGCTCACGATCCGCGGCGATGAGCTCGATGGCGTCGTCCGAGAGGGACTGGGTGATCGTGACGAGATCACCCATGGTCATCATGAACTTGATGATCTCTGAGGACGGCGTGCCGAGGCCCTCGGCGAGTTCCTTGACCGTTGCGCCCGACCGGATATCCACCGACGGCATGTCGGCCGGGTTTTGCT contains:
- a CDS encoding translation initiation factor IF-2, which encodes MTMGDLVTITQSLSDDAIELIAADRERKITIIHAEEEPDLEAVYDDDPADLVPRAPVVTVMGHVDHGKTSLLDAIRRTEVAAGEAGGITQHIGAYQVHHGSRDVTFLDTPGHEAFTAMRARGAKITDVAVIVVAADDGVMPQTIEAIDHARAAGVPFVVAINKIDKEGANPDKVKQEFAIRDVIPSDWGGNTEFVSVSAQRGDGLDELVETVLLVADADAEPTANPGVEASGTVVESRLDPGRGPVCTLLVQRGTMRVGDILVAGETFGRVRAMLDYNGQPMGEAGPSVPVEILGLDGVPDAGEKFRAVGTERLARQIAAIRSQRLRAEALANRRPVSLEDLFARVKEGGVKELNIIIKGDVQGSVGALEDALNKVEQTEVSLKIIHTGVGAVTESDVMLAAASQAIIIGFNVRPRPEAKLLADREGVDVRTYRVIYRAIEDVRDALVGLLAPDIVEESMGTLEVRATFKASRIGTIAGCYVTDGLARRGADCRLVRDGTVVHVGRIGSLRRVNDDVREVQQGFECGVLIEDYNDVKEGDVVEVFEFKEVPRTAQVSAPVMGE